Genomic segment of Oncorhynchus kisutch isolate 150728-3 unplaced genomic scaffold, Okis_V2 Okis03b-Okis08b_hom, whole genome shotgun sequence:
AACACTTGGACCAGATTCTTCTTCAGACTGGACTCGACATCCAGACGCAGTCTAGAGTTTGGGACTACAGATACATGCTCTGTTCTGTTGGATTGGAATTGGACCTGATTTCTTTCTCAGACGTACAGTATCTATGGTCTGGAGTGGACATATACACTTCTGTCCTCTTGGATTCTATTGGAATTGCAGACTCCCTCTTTAGGAGAAAGAGTATTTATTGGATTCTGCTCTAACCCACTAGACTAGAATCTTCCAAGAAGACTTACTCCCCTTGTGTTTTTGGATTCTGTTGGAGAAGATATACTTCTTGGACTGTCTCTAACCATATTATCCGGCTCTGAATGCTGAAGCTAGTCGCTGACTCCAggaagggaggaggtggaggagggattGGAGGGTGTGAGATGCTCCCCTCACGCCcaagtctgtctgtctccctgcggGTGATTATATATGGGACGTGTGCCTTGGCACTGGTCAACACTGTGGCTCTCCTGGTGCTCCTGGTGCAACAGAACCAGCTGTGGAGCCGTGTGGAGCTCACCGAGGCCAGGCTGGAGGAGGTGGAACAGAGCTCCGTGGTGGAGTTCCTCCAGGAGGTGCCCCGAGGAGGTGTAACAGCAGGAGGCGCAGGGAGGCTGGCGGAGCTAAGAGGAGGTGCTGCTGCTCTTTTAATACTGATATGTTTTCACTGCTTTTATTGTTGATCGTTGTCTGTTTGTCTTTGTGGCTGTGTGAACATACTGCAATGATGAATCTGTCGTGGACAGACATACGTAACATAAATGAGTTGCTGACACTTTCCAAGACGTTGTAATGAATGATTAAACAATTACCCCTCGGGGATTAATCATGTACAGGTATTTCTTATCTTATCTTAGGCCCAGGGTGGCTGGCAGGGCTGCGTGGAGGAGGTGCAGGAGGAGGTGAACGGGGTCTGGggaaagagcagagggagcaGGGGGAGTACCAGTACTCCCGTAACAAGAGGAGTCGTGAGCTGGAGAGGGAGATACGACAGGAGTTAAAGGAGGAGCTGAGGCTAGAGCTGAGGGAGCTGAACCATCAGGAGAGACTGGAACTCCTGCAGGAGGTGACCCAGGGGCTACATCAGGGGCAGGAGGTGACCCAGGGGCTACATCAGGGGCAGGAGGTGACTCAGGGGCTACATCAGGGGCAGGAGGTGACCCAGGGGCTACATCAGGGGCAGGAGGTGACCCAGGGGCTACATCAGGGGCAGGAAATGGGGCGAGGTGGGCTGGACACAGGAGAGGAGGTACACCACAGGTTGAGGGAAAAGATGGACAAGGAGATAGACAAGAAGATGGACAAGGAGATGGACAAGGAGATAGACAAGGAGATGGGGAAGGAGATGGGGAAGGAGATGGGGAAGAAGATGAGACATGAGCTGAACCACAAACACAGGAAGACAAAGGGCTTCCAGAAGACTGAGATACAGGAcgacatgatgatgatgatgacctaTTCTATGGTGCCGGTAAGCCAGGCTATCCATGTCTCTTTGTATGCGAGCGCGTGTGCTTGtgcttgtgcgtgcgtgcgtgcgtgcgtgtgtgtgtgtgtgtgtgtgggcgctgAGGTATGTAGTGAGCATCTCAGACGTAAACACTGGCATTTATATACATGATCCGTTTGAAAGAGAAAAAGCTGTGTTCTACAGCTAGAACAGTCAGTCATAGAAAAACTATGAACAGACTCTTAACAGACTAAACAGACTCTTAACAGACTAAACAGACTCTTAACAGACTAAACAGACTCTTAACAGACTAAACAGACTCTTAACAGACTAAACAGACTCTTAACAGACTAAACAGACTCTTAACAGACTAAATTCATGACTCTTGTTAAAGACAAAACTGTGTTAAAGTCTGTTATGTCATTTGTATATAGTTTCATTTATtccattctattgtattctactgAAATGTTCATACATGCTAAAATGTGAAGACATGCCGAATGCATCTCGTTTCTTCCTCAATAAAAGgggtttatttgtttgtttgtttccagGTCAAAGTGTTGTTGGATATCTGTAACAGCACCAAGGGAGTCTGCATAGCTGGTATGTCCCAATAATGACAAGAACAGTAATAATAATTCACACTCTTCTTTCCCTCGTGTAACTGAAGTGAATTCAAGTGGAGTTTCACACATTCTCCAACATGTTCTCACCAGTCAAGGTGCAGTGTGTTATCATCCCCTGATCTCTCTATGTTGTGTTGTAGGACCACCTGGACCTCCTGGACCCCCTGGTAAGTTGTCAACTGATTAAACACTTTAAAGATTCATACTGATCATCTTAGCCAATCCCTTTTTAGCCATGCCACAGCTTTTTGCTAGAGTTACCCATAAGCATATCCCAGTAACTTGGTGTAACCATGGCAAAATGACAGAAAACACACTGGACCCCCACATAATGTTAAGTATCCCAAGGACTCTTCCAGAGCATCTCTGGGATATTGCTTAAGATAGTGTATTTATTTAATGTTTTGCCCACGGATATGCATCTGTACTTCAGATATTACTCCTGCATGGTTGTAATGTGTTTGTATATGATAGGTCTGCCTGACCCTGTAAAGTACTGTGTTTGTATATGATAGGTCTGCCTGACCCTGTAAAGTACTGTGTTTGTATATGATAGGTCTGCCTGACCATGTAAAGTACTGTGTTTGTATATGATAGGTCTGCCTGACCCTGTAAAGTACTGTGTTTGTATATGATAGGTCTGCCTGACCATGTAAAGCACTGTggttgtaatgtatgtatgtcaGGGCTGCCTGACCATGTAAAGTAATGTGGTAGTAATGTGTTTGTATATGATAGGTCTGCCTGACCATGTAAAGTACTGTGTTTGTAATGTATTTATGATAGGTCTGCCTGACCATGTAAAGCACTGTGGTTGTAATGTATTTATGATAGGGCTGCCTGACCATGTAAAGTAATATGGTTGTAATGTATTTATGATAGGGCTGCCTGACCATGTAAAGTACTGTGGTTGTAATGTATTTATGATAGGGCTGCCTGACCATGTAAAGTACTGTGGTTGTAATGTATTTATGATAGGGCTGCCTGACCATGTAAAGTAATATGGTTGTAATGTATTTATGATAGGGCTGCCTGACCATGTAAAGTACTGTGGTTGTAATGTATTTATGATAGGGCTGCCTGACCATGTAAAGTACTGTGGTTGTAATGTATTTATGATAGGGCTGCCTGACCATGTAAAGTACTGTGGTTGTAATGTATTTATGATAGGGCTGCCTGACCATGTAAAGTAATATGGTTGTAATGTATTTATGATAGGGCTGCCTGACCATGTAAAGTACTGTGGTTGAAATGTATTTATGATAGGGCTGCCTGACCATGTAAAGTACTGTGGTTGTAATGTATGTATGGCAGGGCTACCTGGCCTGCATGGTCTGCCTGGGCACAATGGCACTGATGGCATCCCAGGACTAGATGGACTGCCTGGGGCTGATGGAAAACGAGGGAAGAGAGGTATGGAGTGAAATACCCTTTTACAGTAACAGAGAGAATCATTCTTACTCTCTATTTTCTGCCTCattgtatctctctgtctatcatcTGATGTGTCCATTATGTATTGTTACCTGGGGCTCTGTCTGGTTCTGTGactgaaaagagagagataatagaaCATAGAAAGGGTAGAGCAGATCTCCTCAGGGTCAATAACATGCaccctaacacacacagcctcagacacacacacacacacacacacacacacacacacacacacacacacacacacacacacacacacacacacacacacacacacacacacacacacacacacacacacacatagtgtagaaacacacacacacacacacacacacatagtgtagaaacacacacacacacacacacacacacacacacacacacacacacacacacacacacacacacacacacacacacacacacacacacacagcctcagacacacacacacacacacacacacacacacacacacacacacacacacacacacacacacacacacacacacacacacacacacacacacacacacacacacacacacatagtgtagaaacacacacacaaccacagagacacacacacatatattcagacacacacatgcacacacttacacaccTACACTTGCATGCAATAACCCCACAGTGCACCCAGATACACACATAAGATACACACAGATCTCCACATACATAATTTCTTTCAACTTATTTCCAACTGTCATTGGACAGCCATTCAGATCTATGAGATATGTGGTGTCACAATGCTGAATCATGTTTTCCACTGTGGTGGAAACACCATAGAACCGGAAACGGAGGAAGAAAGGAAACTGCTCTTCTGTCCCACAGTAGACTAATGTCATTCATGACTCTGTGGTTTTGGGCTGCTCTTGAATGGGCTGTAAACCTCATTCTCTCATCAGCCCACTGGTGCGTTCCTCAGGAGGGAAGGACATGATtcacaccctatttcctatatagtgcactatttttgaccagagccctatgggccctgctcaaaagtagggcactaaatAGACAATATTTTAGCAGCCCAGGAGAAGTGAATGGAATGGTTCATGGTTTACTGGAATGGCTTTGACTTGACGAATCCTTGGAATTTCCAGACTGAAGCGAATATTTAGTAGACCCATGTCTAGTTCACATTGTGGAAACTCTTTTCTTAACAGTAGCTCAGATATAAGAACCCACGTCTCGCTCATTACACAAGCTTGACTCATTTCATTGTGGTCTTTGAGAATCTTATGAAGCTAGGGTTTATTTTTGGATCAGGCCTTTATGAATTCCTGTTCCATTCCATGTCTCAAGTTAGGGTTTGTAAATCACCTGCACATATGAAAAACGATAACCGTGTTCCTTCACAGGTGAGAAAGGTGAGCCAGgggagaaaggagacagaggagacccTGGACCCGCAGGAGAAAATACACAATCGTCCAACGATGTCATCTTGGAGGGTAAGAACGGGCAGAAATGACAATGTCCACTGTCTATATTAGATACCTCACAATTACAACATCACTATGACTCCTAAAGTACATGATGAGACTTGCTGTACCGTCACAATTGTACACTCAAATGGTTCAGCACATACCTTTATTGCAAAATCTTAACAGATCTTCATTAGAACTGCAAATTAATGTGGTCTTAGCACAACACTTAAGGTACCTGTATGTGTTGCAACATTAGTGTGGGCAAGCCCTATCCAGTTTCATGACCAGTCGATCCAGTTTATGCCTGGACAGCTCTACTTGAAATACAACGTGATTGTGAAAATCCTTTTCTTTCGGGTCTGTCTAGGCCCCCCAGGTCCGGCTGGTCCTCCTGGTACTCCAGGCCCCATTGGCCCTCCTGGACCTCCTGGCCCACAAGGACCCCAGGGGCCCCCCAGAAACAGGAGTCACCGGGCCAATCTTCCCATCCACGCTGCCCAGACCCTGGGTGGGTAACTACCCTGCACACCGCTACTTATCCTACCCAACTCCtgtatctaccccccccccccagcctgtTGCTATCTATACTACAGTTCCTCTACCCACCACCAACTCTCCTACTGATTCTAACATCATCACTTATTTTATTATCATTGACTATTTCAGATCCATCACATGCTGTACCAAACGATGGGACTCTGTCTGCCAAAGAGGCTGGGAAGTTACAAGAGATACCACTAAATAAGAAAAATGGTACAATGACATGCACGACTTGAAGAATTTGTTTAAAAACCCTCAGACAAAATCTTAATATGACTGAATATGCAAACCAATCAATCtatcaatcaattaaacaatAAATGTTTTATCTTCTGTCCCCCAGAGTGCATCATCAAGTCACTGATCAACCCCCGTAACATATCTAAGATGGAGAGTACGTTCGGAACGTGGATGGAAGACACGGCTGTGCTGAACGACAAACGCATCTGGGTGGCCGAACATTTCTCTGGTACCTCCCAAACTCACACAACAGCCAATCAAATGTCTTTAGCATTTCTCTGGTACCAGCCAAACGCAGGCAACAGCCAATCACATTATCTTTAGCACTTCTCTGGTAcctcctacacactcacacaacaacCAATCCTATGTCTCCAGGTCGCACGGTGAAGGAGTATAAGAGCATCGCCTCATTCCAGAATGCCACCAGTGAGGTCATTGATGGCAGGAAGTTCTACCAGGGGTGTGGCCATGCCGTTCATAACGGATCCTTCTACTATCACATCGCTGGAACCACCAACCTGGCCAGGTAAAGAACCATAGTTTGGCAACTCCAACCTGGCCAGGTAAAGAACCATAGTTTGGCACCTCCAACCTGGCCAGGTAAAGAACCATAGTCTGGCACCTCCAACCTGGCCAGGTAAAGAACCATTGTTTGGCAACTCCAACCTGGCCAGGTAAAGAACCATAGTTTGGCACCTCCAACCTGGCCAGGTAAAGAACCATAGTTTGGCACCTCCAACCTGGCCAGGTAAAGAACCATAGTTTGGCACCTCCAACCTGGCCAGGTAAAGAACCATAGTTTGGCACCTCCAACCTGGCCAGGTAAAGAACCATAGTTTGGCACCTCCAACCTTGCCAGGTAAAGAATGGTTGGTAGTTACCCTGCTTGAATCCAACTGATCCCTTAGCTCCTACCGCACTAGATATTTGTCTGATAACAATGGATAGTTGTCAGAGGGAAATTAAGGTGAAGCTTTTTGGCCTTGTGCAATTTAAGTCTTGAAAAAAAATATTCTGTCTTTGTGATGTCACTGGCTGTGTATGATCCTGAGACTTATTTTCTTCTGCTGGTGTGGCATTGTGGTGCACAGTTCCTAAGGAAAGCAAAGTTAAAGGTAGAAATGTACATAGTTTATTTCTTACACCCTCCATTCATCCCCCAGGTTCGACCTGCAGTCCAAGCGTCTCCACACCCTGGCCATCGACAATGCTCTGTACCACAACCTGTCCTACCTTCTCTACAACTCCAAGACCTACTTCAAGCTGGCGGCGGATGAGAACGGCCTGTGGCTCATCTTTGCCTCCAGTCTGGACGACAGCATTATGGTGGCCCAGCTGGACCTGAAGAGCTTCTCTGTCACATCGTACATCAACACCACCTACCCCAGGACCAAGGCCGGCAACGCCTTCGTGGCCTGTGGCGTACTCTACGTCACCGACACCAAGGACACCCGTGTGACCTTCGCCTTCGACCTCCTGAAGGGGAAACCGGTCAACGTGACCTTTGAACTGAGGTCCCCTGGCGGGGTGCTGGCCATGCTGTCCTATAGCCCCAATAACAGACACCTGTATGTGTGGGATCAGAGCTACGTGAAGCTGTATGTGGTGCACTTCATCTCTGATGACTGAGACAGTGTTTTGACAGTATTCTGAGGGTGTTTTGACAGTATTCAGATGGTATTTTAATGGTATTCTGATTAAAGATGGCCAGCTTTTTAAATTGCTTAATTAAAGATGAACAGCAATCGTGAATATTATggctattttttatttataatatGTACGTGTTGTCTTTAGTTTTATGCCATCTCAACAAGGACTCTTTTCCAATGGCCTTTTGGGACTGCTGGCTGGGATAAAAAACCTTTATGTGAGTGCTGTTCAAATATTTGTTTCAATTGGATTACAGCTTCCAAAGATGCACATACTGTACCTTTTCCAATGTAGAGTTGAACTGAATAAGGGCTTATCAGAGTAGGAAGTAGATCATTATAATAGAATTGTTATAGTCTATATTGTATTGTGGCGATGGTTTAAACAGTAAAATAATTGCTGTACTGTTTTCCATGTTTTTCCATTTGAGATCGTGGAATTCTCTTTTTGTAAGGATACTTATTAACCacttgacttgttatattgtttttATGTCTCTCActtgtatattatatttatttggTAAATGTAACTCTTTAAGGTCTACCCTGAAAACATGGCTTTTTGTGGAGATAATA
This window contains:
- the LOC109895312 gene encoding gliomedin-like; the protein is MLKLVADSRKGGGGGGIGGCEMLPSRPSLSVSLRVIIYGTCALALVNTVALLVLLVQQNQLWSRVELTEARLEEVEQSSVVEFLQEVPRGGVTAGGAGRLAELRGGPGWLAGLRGGGAGGGERGLGKEQREQGEYQYSRNKRSRELEREIRQELKEELRLELRELNHQERLELLQEVTQGLHQGQEVTQGLHQGQEVTQGLHQGQEVTQGLHQGQEVTQGLHQGQEMGRGGLDTGEEVHHRLREKMDKEIDKKMDKEMDKEIDKEMGKEMGKEMGKKMRHELNHKHRKTKGFQKTEIQDDMMMMMTYSMVPVKVLLDICNSTKGVCIAGPPGPPGPPGLPGLHGLPGHNGTDGIPGLDGLPGADGKRGKRGEKGEPGEKGDRGDPGPAGENTQSSNDVILEGPPGPAGPPGTPGPIGPPGPPGPQGPQGPPRNRSHRANLPIHAAQTLDPSHAVPNDGTLSAKEAGKLQEIPLNKKNECIIKSLINPRNISKMESTFGTWMEDTAVLNDKRIWVAEHFSGRTVKEYKSIASFQNATSEVIDGRKFYQGCGHAVHNGSFYYHIAGTTNLARFDLQSKRLHTLAIDNALYHNLSYLLYNSKTYFKLAADENGLWLIFASSLDDSIMVAQLDLKSFSVTSYINTTYPRTKAGNAFVACGVLYVTDTKDTRVTFAFDLLKGKPVNVTFELRSPGGVLAMLSYSPNNRHLYVWDQSYVKLYVVHFISDD